A segment of the Deinococcota bacterium genome:
TCCTACCCTCTCACGATGTCCGCCCGCAACACCAGGACGTCCTTCGCGGCACCCGCCGGAAGCGCCTGCTAGGCTCTGGAGAGACGAACTCGGGAGGTCGAGCATGGCAAGCGAACGGCTGGAACGACTAGCGCAGCAGTACGAATTCCTGGCCGCTCGAGCAGGCGACCAGACACTGCCGGACCACGACCCGCCACTTCCGCGGCGGCGAGCTGCCCGCGGGGCGCGCGCACCTTTTCGGCCTACGGCCACCTGCGCAAACCCCCGACGATGCGCGACGAGAGCGCTCTCGAGTTAGCCTCGCTCACCGCCTCGCTCGCGAGCGCCCCGCGCTACCGCAACAGCCTCCAACCGGGCCCCCTAGCGCGCGTGCCGGTCCTGCTCGAGGTCTTGACGGCGCTAGAGACGGCGGGACTGCGCGGCGCGCTGATGTCGATGTCGGGTTCGGGCGCGACCTGTTTCGCGCTGGCGGAGGACGCCGCCCATGCGGCACGCGCCGCGGCCGAACTTGCCACACACTACCCGCGCTGGTGGGTCCGCGCGACGCGAACGGTCTGACGCGGGTACGCCCTGGGTCACCCGCGCACTGACTCATAACCTGGAGGCGCCCAACGACCTTAGAAACGCTGAACGCCCATCAACTACAACTTGTTGATCTGGCCTGCTCGATCAGAGGTTTGTTTTGAGCCACCAAACGTGAGCCGCCATTGTATATGGGATATGGGCGGAGATCTCCATACGCGTGTACCGCCACTGCCCTTCTAGCCCCGGTTGACCTGCTAATAAGCGTAAATCTTTTAAGAGGCTATTAAAGCTGCCAGAATCTGGTCCCTCATCAAGTGGGTCGGGTTCGTTGGGATCGTACTGCAAGTCATCTGCAGGGGACTTTGCAGGTCTATCAAGGGAATCTCTTATTTCGGGCTCCGGGATGGGTGGAAGGTGAAGACTCGGATCAGAAGGATCCACAACCTCGTACCTGTCGAGCGGTTGGGGCTCTGGCTTCGTGTTCGAGGCCACGAGAAGCGCGATGGCCTCATCTTCGGTGAGAACGCCCGCCCTAGGCTCTTCCTGGACGATACAAGCCTTGCCGGTGCTGCCGATCGGATATTCCCGCCAGATGTGAACGGCATCATTAAAATAGCTCGACACGGTGTAGGACAGCGCGGACTCGTCCAAGTTTCTCGGGCAAGCTGTGACGTAAGCGCGCATCCTGCTCTCGACCGTGAGCCCGTCATCGTGCTTACCGAAGGCCGCCGGGTCGGCGACGGAGTCGTCTCCCCGGCTGGCCATCGGCTCCGGTGTCCCATCGGATACGTTTGATTGCTGACAACCGATAAGCGTCAACAACGTCATCACCGTTGCCATTGCCAAGATCGTCGTTTTCGATAGAGAGGACCGTTTCATACCTTGCCCCTTTTCGCTGAGGATTTCTCAACTCCAACAAGTTGCGCTATGCAGCAAAGGGTAATGAACGGTGCAGCTTGAAATCTCGACTTGGCTACACCTTACTCCAAAAACCAAGCCGTGACAAGTGGCCTCTGATGATACGGCAATTCCAAATAAAGGGGTCAAGTGAAGCCATCAGGCGCAGATTGCCCTTCTAGTTTCCGCCCCCTTGCCTCACAAGGAGCTTCCACCGCTCCGGCAACGTGTGCCGGGGAGGTCAAAGGAGCCGTAGGCTCGGACCTTCACCTCGTTAACGCGACCCCAGCCTCTCCTGGAAGCAAGCCCAGAAGCTCGCTGCTGAACAAGCAAGAAAGACCATGCTGACCGAACGAAACCAGATGGCAGCCTGAAGAGATGCGTCTGGGATAGGATAAGGATTAGGGAACATTCCTGCACAACATGCGCCACGTCCAGCACCATACGGCACAGCTCAACCTCATCCTCCGGCAGAAAACCGCTTCGGCCCCCGGTTGGGTCGCCACAGTGAGGAGCAGACACGGTGACGAATGAGCACTTGCGGCGTCGGCGCGGCCAAACACGCGATTGGAGCAGGCATCTGAAAAACGCAGCCGCTCAACCGCTGGTCGTTGGGTGCCTGGACGACTCGTGATGGCTATAGGGGAGCGCAACTTGTGGACGGAGTGGTGACGGTGGTGAGCCGCAGCAGGGCGCACGCCTTCAGCAAGGCCAACGAGGGCAGCATCCGGCTCCTGACCGGGCTCGGCGTCGAGGGCGACGCGCATCTGGGCAGGACGGTCAAGCACCGCTCGAGGGTGGCACGCGATCCCAGCCGGCCCAACTTGCGCCAGGTGCACCTCATCCACGCCGAACTGCACGACGAACTGCGGGCTGCCGGCTTCGCCGTAGTGGCCGGAGAGATGGGCGAGAACATCACCACGCGCAGCGTCGCTCTGCTCGAGTTGCCGACCGGCGCGCGGTTGCACCTGGGCGGCGCGGCGGTGGTCGAGCTAACCGGCCCGCGCAATCCTTGCGCTCAGCTCGACCACTTCCAGTCCGGCCTGATGGCGGCAGTCTTGGGGCGCGGCGAAGACGGCAAGATTGTCCGCAAGGCCGGCGTCATGGGCGTCGTGCTAGCCAGCGGCGAGGTGCGGCCTGGCGACCCAGTCCGCGCCCTGCTGCCACCGGAACCGCGCCGAGCACTCGAGCCGGTCTGAGCCAGTGCCTCGCCGACCATACCCTGCGTGTGACCTGACCCGGTAGGTTTTCGGCTTAGGCAAGGTTAAAAGAGGCGGCAATTAACGAATATGTTATCATCCCATTGTGGCTTGGAGTATCGAATACTACAGCGCGCGTATTGAAAAAGCCGTCTTACAGTTACCTGCTGGCATACTCGCCCGCTACGTGCGCCTCACCGACCTGATGCTCGAGTTCGGCCCAAATTTAGGCATGCCACACAC
Coding sequences within it:
- a CDS encoding MOSC domain-containing protein — its product is MDGVVTVVSRSRAHAFSKANEGSIRLLTGLGVEGDAHLGRTVKHRSRVARDPSRPNLRQVHLIHAELHDELRAAGFAVVAGEMGENITTRSVALLELPTGARLHLGGAAVVELTGPRNPCAQLDHFQSGLMAAVLGRGEDGKIVRKAGVMGVVLASGEVRPGDPVRALLPPEPRRALEPV